From the Tachysurus fulvidraco isolate hzauxx_2018 chromosome 21, HZAU_PFXX_2.0, whole genome shotgun sequence genome, the window tttacccCTGTACCTACTGCTCTGACCTTCCCATAACCTTCCTTTCCCCTCTGCACCACTGCTCTCACTGCTGCTCTCTCTCAAGCATGTCAAACAGAGCCTGCATCAGCCGGTCGTCTCTGTGCCGATAGGCTTGTGCTCTGTAGAATTTGTCACTGTAATCATCGTACAGGTTGCTCTCAGGAACTGTGTCCTGCATGAGCCAGTCCATGGCTTCAAACAGCTTCTGTTTTGAGATCCCATCTCGGGATTGGACTGTGCTGAGGGAAGCCATGGAGTGAGGAGTGATAGCAGGGGTCTGCCTGTTAAAAGCTGACTGCAGGAGGCGGAGCAGTGCTAAATTAGGGGAGGACGAAGACTGTGACAAAGCAGGCTTTTCTTCTGGGTCAGATGCAATGTCTGGAGTAGAGGAAGTGACTTTAGCTGGCGTCTGTGGTTTCTCGGGTTTGTTTGGAGAGATGGCAGACTCCTATATCGAATAAagaatgtaatattatatataaaagagtAATGTTTACATATTGCAGGAatttaaaggagcagtttgtaatttttCAGTTGCAATCGGTTTCTTTGTGCAGTGCCCACAAACTTTTAACCTCTCTATTAAAAATACAGTCTCGACCTTTTAGAAGATCAAGGCAAGGCTAAGAAGCTGGAATGGAGCttatttctgggccagaaaaatATCAACAGAAGCCTGGGACAAATAAAGTAGCTAATACACATTGCAGAGAAATGAAGCccaacctattttttttttcaaaggtatctctaaaataatataattaatttaggATTGGAAACAAAATTACAAATGGCCCCTTTAAACAATTAGTACATAGAATGAGTCCACTGTCGCATAGTTAGTCAATGCGaacattaaagcattaaagtgtgtactgtacattactCTTACCTCCATCATGTCCTCCATGTGTTCCACTCCCCTGCGGTCATTCTGTACAGCGTTGTAGGAAGTGTACACTCTCGGCTTTTTCATGTGCTCCGGTTTCTCTGAGGTCCCGTGGAGAATCAGCTTCCAGCTTAGGATCTGCCCCTCGTTCTCCATCCGCCCTgactggagaaaaaaacagaaagagtgtAAATggaaaatactaaaaaaaccaaaaatatatatgttgcACCTTTTTGCACTTGAGCAGCTGAGCAttatttctgggccagaaaacAAGTAAAGAGAAACTTAAACTTAAGACACTAGCAAGATTAATTGAATGGCaatattattaatcattacaaacatatagtatttttaaaatgaaataattgtattatatttagaaataactacataaaaaaatacacactgcacctttaaacattttgtatgaTATGACATTTCATAATAATCAATTTCATATGATTACTGATCGTGTTCTACATAGGTTTATGCCTTCTATCGAATCCTTCAATTTCTATTGGAATTatttatctatatctatatatttatctgtttatctaaATGAAAACATCAACTGGTTCATTCTGGTTGTTCCAGAAAATTCCCAATTCATATTTCCCACTTGGATGGAAACACCACTTGCTACATACCGTGTCAGTGATCTTCAGGGTCCAAGTGCCAGTAGGGTTCTCTCCCCAGGTGTGCACAGACATGAAAGCCCAGTTCCTGAAACCGTTAGACGAAGTGTCCCTTTCCCTCTCAGCCAAGAGCACTGTAGTAGTACCTGAGTGGACATGCAGTAGTATGTCATAGATCTGGACTGGAGCCATGGACAAGCAGGTTTGGGTTATATGTGTGAGAGTATCACTCACCTGATGGAGAGGTGAGCGTGATGTGGAGGTCTCCTCTCCGGGTGTACTCAATACTGGCCTCCACCTGCACATGCTCTAATGAGCCTATAGCGTTTGTCTGGCCAGTGCATGCTTTAGTAGGGATCTCAATGCTGATCTCCCCGGCTGCCTTCAGAGGCCTGGAACAGAGCGGAAATCCAGGAAGTTATCAAATATGTGTGATATTATGGAGTAGGTATGGTAATAAATATTGCATCTTATATTTAAGAATAAAAGATTATGTTATCAAATTGCAACAGACcatacaaataatattaatattttatatatcacTGTCACTCTCCGGATGATAAATTGTATGTGAATGGAAGTCCTGTACCTGGGGAGGAATGTGTCATCTCTCACAATGCATTGCTTCTTCTCAGGCACGTGCTTCCACACTTTGGGATCGGCGAGATCTACCAGAGCTTTAGCGTTGAGCAAGCCGAACCCAAAGCGACTGTTCACCATCAGACCAGCGCCGTTCCTCTTCCAACCAGGATTGTTTGCTAGAGGGTCAAACTCGGATGTCCATACCACCAAGTGTTGCAGGTCCCTCCATGTTAGGTCAGGACTGGAGACATTCAGAAACATGCACTTCTGAGTTCTGAGCATTCGTACCATTTTTAACACAATTATAGTAATCAACGCAAACTCTGCAACTCTGTAGATTTGGGTCAAGACGTGTCATGTGACATAAAAGAAGAATGCGTTAAGTCAAGTTGTTTCACattaaatcaacacacacacatacagaataataaCAGCTCACGATATCATCACACCACCtagttgttgattattttccaatccCAGCATGTGAATAACTTAGACATACtactttaaaataatgcaatATATCAGTTCAAGTGTGTTTAGTAATATATCTTCTGTAAGCACTGTTATGATAACATCTGTACGTACTTCTGTTCTAAGGCCAGAGCGAATATCCCAGCTGCCAGTGGAGCAGAAGCAgatgttccagtgtgtgtctctgtgcattCATTATGAAGGTCGGCACTAGTCTGCAACAGAACGAACGAGACAATGGATATATTTACGCTCATCGTTGTGCACTGAATTtatttgtcatgtcacatttCACAGTAGAGGTTAATGGATCACATGAAATTAGAAACAATGGCCTTTTTAGATCTATTCACAGTACAAAGAAAGAACCAAACAAAGAGATATCGtagatgtacagtaaatgtagtATTTCCAGCTATCACTCATTTGTTGGCTATATTTTGTAGGTCAGGATATAGGTCAGGGCTACTGGTGGTTTCTGAGGTTTAGATCATAATAATTAAAGGAATTGTCTGTGGATTTAG encodes:
- the pcsk1 gene encoding neuroendocrine convertase 1, which produces MEVRCRAPVLVMILRATLAVLLCAACARSQRQYLNEWAVEVPGGLYAAQTIANELGYDLVRQIGALENHYLFKHYYHPSRTKRSADHITKRLSEDDRVSWAEQQYEIKRSRRAPLGGECKDCSVDKLFDDPMWNQQWYLQDTRTSSSLPKLDLHVIPVWKKGITGKGVVITVLDDGLEWNHTDIYPNYDPDASYDFNDNDPDPFPRYDSTNENKHGTRCAGEIAMQADNNKCGVGVAYNSKVGGIRMLDGIVTDAIEASSIGFNPDHVDIYSASWGPNDDGKTVEGPGRLAQKAFEYGIQKGRGGKGSIFVWASGNGGRQGDNCDCDGYTDSIFTVSISSASQQGLSPWYAEKCSSTLATAYSSGDYTDQRITSADLHNECTETHTGTSASAPLAAGIFALALEQNPDLTWRDLQHLVVWTSEFDPLANNPGWKRNGAGLMVNSRFGFGLLNAKALVDLADPKVWKHVPEKKQCIVRDDTFLPRPLKAAGEISIEIPTKACTGQTNAIGSLEHVQVEASIEYTRRGDLHITLTSPSGTTTVLLAERERDTSSNGFRNWAFMSVHTWGENPTGTWTLKITDTSGRMENEGQILSWKLILHGTSEKPEHMKKPRVYTSYNAVQNDRRGVEHMEDMMEESAISPNKPEKPQTPAKVTSSTPDIASDPEEKPALSQSSSSPNLALLRLLQSAFNRQTPAITPHSMASLSTVQSRDGISKQKLFEAMDWLMQDTVPESNLYDDYSDKFYRAQAYRHRDDRLMQALFDMLEREQQ